From a single Terriglobia bacterium genomic region:
- a CDS encoding helix-turn-helix domain-containing protein: MDQSAHGHPEPYVSPEEAAAFLKINRLKIIRMARSGSVPAHPLGAGKRRQWRFKLSELDKHMQGGIETTHPPVRQ; encoded by the coding sequence ATGGACCAGAGCGCACACGGACATCCAGAACCTTACGTCAGCCCGGAAGAGGCGGCGGCATTCTTGAAAATAAATCGCCTGAAGATCATTCGCATGGCGCGTTCCGGTTCGGTGCCGGCGCATCCGCTTGGGGCCGGAAAGAGAAGGCAGTGGCGATTCAAACTTTCAGAGCTTGATAAGCACATGCAGGGTGGTATAGAAACAACGCACCCGCCCGTGCGCCAATGA
- a CDS encoding tyrosine-type recombinase/integrase, with translation MSTLRKRSWHGGRKARTQLPPLGLGSLQKKGRQPLWLATVMRYYIQPAAQRAGIDKKIGWHTLRHTFSTLIKSLGVDAKVVQELLRHASFKTTMDGYTQALEAPKRQAQAALADLIMRTGKVGNA, from the coding sequence ATGAGCACATTGCGCAAGCGCTCATGGCATGGCGGCAGGAAAGCACGTACACAGCTTCCACCGTTGGGTTTGGGTTCACTACAGAAGAAGGGTCGGCAGCCGCTGTGGCTTGCCACAGTGATGCGCTACTACATCCAGCCGGCAGCACAACGGGCCGGCATTGACAAGAAAATCGGCTGGCACACCTTACGGCATACGTTCTCGACTCTGATCAAGTCGCTGGGCGTAGACGCGAAGGTTGTTCAGGAACTCCTGCGGCATGCATCTTTCAAAACAACGATGGACGGCTACACGCAGGCTTTGGAAGCACCGAAACGCCAAGCACAGGCAGCTTTGGCGGACCTGATCATGCGCACGGGTAAGGTTGGAAACGCATGA
- a CDS encoding prolyl oligopeptidase family serine peptidase gives MAVSPLMAQGAPPAQPAEIKPGDNLVVENIPPVPAAIAEKANQYGEFRFATLQDWHPTKKEMLIGTRFAEVQQIHMVQMPGGARTQLTFFPDRTGGGRFGPKGDYFTFSKDVGGGEWYQIYRYDIANGDVTLLTDGKSRNGGRSFAHNDNRIAYTSTRRTGKDTDIWIMDPTNPKVDKMLLQLEGGGWGVADWSPDNKKLLVVEEVSANQTYLWLADVATGEKKLLTPKSGDEQVAYGGGPFSKDGKGFYSTTDRDSEFRRLAYFDLATMQPTYLTTDIKWDVDEMELSDDGKMMAFVTNEDGISKLYLMNTATGKYKPVAGIPTGLIDGLRFHRNNRDLGFVVNSARSTADVYSVDVVTGKIERWTTSETGGLNTATFAEPQLIKWQTFDGKTISGFLYMPDAKKFPGKRPVMVIIHGGPEGQYRPGFLGRNNYYLNEMGVALVFPNVRGSTGYGKTFLKLDNGVNRDHTHKDIGALLDWIGKNSALDSGKIMIAGGSYGGYMTWAVAYEYSDKICCSQPVVGPSNLVTLLEHTEPYRRDLRRVEYGDERDPKIREYLEKTAPLNNSEKIRKPVYAVVGKNDPRVPWTESRQMLDKLKSNGIQTWFLMANDEGHGYAKKKNQDFLFYSTILFVQQFLLGQQNGASGTQ, from the coding sequence ATGGCGGTTTCTCCGCTCATGGCGCAGGGCGCTCCGCCGGCTCAGCCGGCGGAAATCAAGCCGGGTGACAATCTTGTAGTCGAAAATATTCCTCCAGTGCCCGCAGCAATCGCAGAAAAAGCCAACCAGTATGGCGAGTTCCGCTTCGCCACATTGCAGGACTGGCATCCGACGAAGAAAGAAATGCTGATCGGTACTCGCTTTGCCGAGGTGCAGCAGATTCACATGGTCCAGATGCCAGGCGGAGCGCGTACGCAGCTCACGTTTTTTCCTGATCGCACCGGCGGCGGACGCTTTGGCCCCAAAGGCGATTACTTTACTTTCTCCAAAGATGTTGGCGGCGGCGAGTGGTATCAGATCTACCGGTATGACATTGCCAATGGCGACGTTACGCTGTTGACGGACGGAAAGTCTCGTAACGGCGGTCGCAGCTTCGCACACAATGATAACCGAATCGCGTACACCTCCACGCGCCGTACGGGAAAGGACACTGATATCTGGATCATGGATCCTACCAATCCCAAGGTGGACAAGATGCTTCTGCAATTGGAGGGCGGCGGCTGGGGCGTGGCAGATTGGTCGCCCGATAATAAAAAGTTGCTGGTGGTAGAGGAGGTCTCGGCGAACCAGACCTATCTCTGGCTAGCGGATGTTGCCACCGGCGAAAAGAAACTGCTGACGCCAAAATCCGGCGACGAGCAGGTTGCTTACGGCGGCGGCCCGTTCAGCAAAGATGGCAAAGGCTTCTACTCCACAACCGATCGCGACTCCGAATTTCGGCGTCTTGCCTATTTTGACCTGGCCACCATGCAGCCCACCTATCTCACCACCGACATCAAGTGGGACGTGGATGAAATGGAGCTCAGCGACGATGGCAAAATGATGGCATTTGTCACCAATGAAGACGGCATCAGCAAGCTTTATCTGATGAACACAGCCACGGGCAAATACAAGCCGGTTGCTGGCATCCCCACAGGACTGATTGACGGGCTGCGTTTTCACCGAAACAATCGCGACCTGGGATTTGTTGTGAACTCTGCAAGATCGACCGCGGACGTGTACTCGGTGGATGTGGTAACAGGCAAGATTGAGCGCTGGACAACGAGTGAAACCGGAGGCTTGAACACCGCAACATTCGCCGAGCCGCAACTCATCAAGTGGCAGACGTTTGACGGCAAGACCATCTCCGGCTTCCTTTATATGCCGGACGCAAAGAAGTTCCCCGGCAAGCGGCCCGTGATGGTGATCATTCATGGCGGCCCGGAAGGGCAGTACCGCCCTGGATTTCTTGGCCGGAACAACTATTACCTGAACGAAATGGGCGTAGCGCTTGTCTTTCCCAACGTGCGCGGGTCCACGGGCTATGGCAAAACTTTTCTCAAGCTTGATAACGGCGTCAATCGCGACCACACGCATAAAGATATCGGCGCCCTGCTGGACTGGATTGGCAAGAATTCCGCGCTCGACTCCGGCAAGATCATGATTGCCGGCGGCAGTTACGGCGGCTACATGACCTGGGCAGTCGCTTACGAATACAGCGACAAGATCTGCTGCAGCCAGCCGGTCGTTGGCCCGTCGAATCTGGTAACGCTATTGGAACACACGGAACCGTATCGGCGCGACCTAAGGCGCGTGGAATATGGTGACGAGCGCGATCCAAAAATCCGCGAGTACCTGGAAAAGACCGCGCCGCTGAACAACTCAGAAAAGATTCGCAAGCCGGTGTATGCCGTGGTGGGGAAGAATGATCCGCGCGTGCCCTGGACGGAGTCTCGGCAAATGCTGGACAAGCTGAAGAGCAATGGAATCCAAACCTGGTTCCTGATGGCGAATGATGAAGGCCATGGCTACGCTAAGAAGAAGAACCAGGACTTTCTCTTCTATTCAACGATCTTGTTCGTGCAGCAGTTTCTTTTGGGCCAGCAGAATGGGGCAAGTGGGACACAATAG
- a CDS encoding right-handed parallel beta-helix repeat-containing protein, protein MTSCSGYKLLFACSLFLLSSFAFAASATVDCSGATPGAFTTIHDALASLPAAGPNSISVTGTCHENVVMFGRTDLTIFGNPTATVVPGNANGHLLAIDASQRVGIQNIIFDGGRGALINDNSRVDLTSVTIQNSLGIGLTSIDSLVHIADSAIKASTRSGISVGGGTFYVDSDVTGTTVTNNGRIGIAVSTGHLILNGGDGVTPGTENVISNNGSVGVSVANSAEADISGDNRIIGNQGPFGLEVIHTSTVIMSDGSITSNAGVGVHCGETSHCEWAGATTIDGNGKGGIEITDHSDAYLDGGIDISGNTGVGVLVDLSSLLNSLGGNTINNNTDDGIVLNTMSVLKFAANDTITGNGKLALECNNNSMVSGDISTYKPKKCGAAFQASPIN, encoded by the coding sequence ATGACCAGTTGCTCCGGGTATAAATTGCTGTTCGCTTGTTCGCTGTTTCTTCTTTCCAGCTTTGCATTTGCCGCCAGCGCCACGGTGGATTGCAGCGGCGCCACGCCGGGCGCTTTCACTACAATTCATGATGCATTGGCCTCGTTGCCCGCCGCAGGGCCGAACAGCATCTCAGTCACCGGCACCTGCCATGAGAACGTGGTTATGTTTGGCCGGACCGATTTGACGATCTTCGGCAATCCAACGGCTACGGTGGTGCCGGGAAATGCTAATGGACATCTGCTGGCCATTGATGCATCACAGAGAGTGGGGATCCAGAACATCATATTCGATGGCGGACGTGGTGCTCTGATCAATGACAATTCCCGTGTGGACCTCACGAGCGTCACAATCCAGAACAGTCTGGGCATCGGCCTTACCAGCATCGATTCACTGGTCCATATTGCCGACAGCGCAATCAAGGCGAGCACTCGCTCCGGCATCAGCGTGGGCGGCGGAACGTTTTATGTGGATAGTGACGTCACCGGCACCACGGTAACGAACAATGGCCGTATTGGTATCGCCGTGTCCACTGGGCACTTAATTCTGAACGGCGGCGATGGTGTAACTCCCGGCACCGAGAATGTAATCAGCAACAACGGCAGCGTAGGCGTATCTGTTGCCAACAGCGCTGAAGCCGATATCAGCGGCGACAATCGCATCATAGGAAATCAAGGCCCATTTGGATTGGAAGTGATCCATACCAGCACCGTCATCATGTCGGATGGTTCAATCACATCCAATGCGGGGGTCGGCGTGCACTGCGGCGAAACCAGCCATTGCGAATGGGCGGGCGCAACCACGATTGATGGCAATGGCAAAGGCGGAATTGAAATTACCGACCACTCTGACGCTTATCTGGATGGGGGAATCGACATCTCCGGAAATACGGGAGTAGGCGTCCTGGTTGATCTTAGTTCCCTGCTGAACAGCCTGGGCGGCAACACCATCAACAACAATACTGATGACGGCATTGTCTTAAATACCATGTCCGTTCTTAAGTTCGCCGCTAATGACACGATTACAGGAAACGGCAAACTCGCGCTTGAGTGCAACAATAACTCCATGGTCTCCGGCGATATCAGCACGTATAAGCCGAAGAAGTGCGGTGCGGCTTTTCAGGCAAGTCCTATTAACTAA
- a CDS encoding helix-turn-helix domain-containing protein, translating into MPDDYRIRKVLESLEDDPTTSVRELATRVNLSRSRLGHLFKLQMGVDLSHFLANERLEKAAELLRQTDLSVKEIAARNE; encoded by the coding sequence ATGCCGGACGATTACCGCATTCGCAAGGTGCTGGAATCACTCGAAGATGACCCAACGACAAGTGTTCGTGAACTTGCCACCCGGGTGAATCTTAGCCGCTCACGGCTGGGACACTTGTTCAAACTTCAAATGGGCGTGGATCTGAGTCATTTTCTCGCGAATGAGCGGCTGGAGAAAGCAGCGGAACTCTTGCGGCAAACCGATCTCTCAGTCAAGGAGATTGCGGCACGGAACGAATGA
- a CDS encoding NAD(P)H-binding protein, giving the protein MTSRTAVVLGASGLVGGFCLRALVDDPDYTRVLTFGRRELPSLTRAKVAQRVADLATLSAEDFQGAQDVFCALGTTIRKAGSQEAFRHVDMELPLRAAEQAVRAGAEQFVVVSSVGADPASKNFYLRTKGEMERELAKLPFKALHILRPSLLIGKRAEFRLGEAIGMKIAPVLDLLTFGPLRKYHSMQAEIAGKAMVAAAKSGKTGTLIYEFDPIVTLAA; this is encoded by the coding sequence ATGACTTCGCGGACAGCAGTTGTTCTGGGCGCTTCAGGGCTGGTTGGCGGCTTCTGCCTGCGCGCGCTGGTCGACGATCCAGATTACACGCGAGTGCTGACATTCGGTCGCAGAGAGCTACCATCGCTTACGCGAGCCAAGGTTGCGCAACGCGTGGCCGATCTTGCGACACTTTCCGCGGAAGATTTTCAAGGCGCACAAGATGTGTTCTGCGCGCTGGGCACCACGATTCGAAAAGCCGGATCGCAGGAAGCTTTCCGCCACGTTGATATGGAATTGCCGTTGCGGGCTGCCGAGCAAGCAGTGCGGGCCGGTGCTGAACAGTTCGTTGTAGTGTCTTCAGTGGGTGCTGATCCGGCCAGCAAGAATTTCTATCTTCGCACCAAAGGTGAGATGGAAAGGGAACTGGCTAAACTGCCTTTCAAGGCGCTGCATATCCTGCGTCCAAGTCTGCTGATCGGCAAGCGGGCGGAGTTCAGGCTGGGTGAAGCCATTGGCATGAAGATTGCTCCCGTGCTGGACTTGCTCACCTTCGGGCCATTGAGAAAATATCATTCCATGCAGGCGGAAATCGCAGGCAAAGCAATGGTGGCAGCCGCTAAATCCGGAAAAACCGGGACCTTGATCTATGAGTTCGATCCCATCGTTACGCTTGCTGCATAA